In Trifolium pratense cultivar HEN17-A07 linkage group LG7, ARS_RC_1.1, whole genome shotgun sequence, a genomic segment contains:
- the LOC123894832 gene encoding expansin-A23-like — protein sequence MAISHSFIPLTFFILLFKQVIAGIDTNWYDAHATFYGGPSGAGTMQGACGYGDLYKQGYGLANTALSTALFNNGATCGACFQLVCVNDPQWCIKGARPITVTATNFCPPDYSKTTDIWCNPPQKHFDLSYKMFTSIAYEKGGIIPVKYRRVSCFKRGGVRFEINGNPNFLLVLVFNVANAGEVSRVSVKGSKTGWIPMKRNWGQKWDSGVNLVGQALSFQVTTSDGKTLEFYSVSPYNWQFGQTYEGRGNF from the exons ATGGCTATTTCTCACTCTTTCATTCCTTTGACCTTTTTCATATTGCTCTTCAAACAGGTCATAGCCGGCATTGATACAAATTGGTATGATGCTCACGCAACCTTCTATGGTGGTCCGTCAGGAGCTGGAACCATGC AGGGGGCTTGTGGTTATGGTGATCTCTACAAACAAGGATATGGACTTGCAAACACAGCACTAAGCACAGCTCTATTCAATAACGGAGCTACTTGTGGTGCTTGTTTTCAGTTAGTTTGTGTGAACGATCCTCAATGGTGCATAAAGGGTGCAAGGCCAATCACGGTAACCGCAACAAATTTTTGTCCTCCAGATTACTCCAAAACCACTGATATTTGGTGTAATCCACCACAAAAACACTTTGACTTGAGTTATAAAATGTTCACTTCTATTGCCTACGAAAAAGGCGGTATCATACCAGTTAAATATCGACGTGTTTCATGTTTCAAAAGAGGGGGTGTAAGGTTTGAGATCAAcggaaaccctaatttcttgttAGTTTTGGTGTTCAATGTTGCTAATGCTGGCGAAGTTTCTCGTGTTAGTGTCAAAGGATCTAAGACTGGCTGGATTCCCATGAAACGCAATTGGGGACAAAAGTGGGATTCTGGAGTTAATTTGGTAGGACAAGCTTTGTCATTTCAAGTTACTACAAGTGATGGAAAAACTTTGGAGTTTTATTCAGTTTCTCCTTACAACTGGCAATTTGGACAGACTTATGAGGGTCGGggtaatttttag